The following coding sequences are from one Salinicoccus sp. Bachu38 window:
- the queC gene encoding 7-cyano-7-deazaguanine synthase QueC translates to MDRNKALVVFSGGQDSTTCMFHAMANYGEVELVTFDYGQRHSKEIEVAKNIAEEQGLKHHVLDMSLLGQLSPNALTEHGMNIVQAEDETVPNTFVPARNMLFLSFATALGYQTGAGTIITGVCETDFSGYPDCRDIFIKSMNVTANLAMDRNFVIETPLMWLDKKQTWALADEYGQLDYIRNRTLTCYEGVIGDGCGECPACRLRNAGLRAYLNEKE, encoded by the coding sequence AAAGCGCTCGTTGTTTTCTCCGGCGGACAGGATAGTACGACATGCATGTTCCATGCCATGGCAAACTATGGTGAAGTGGAACTGGTGACATTTGATTACGGACAGCGCCACAGCAAAGAGATCGAAGTGGCAAAAAACATTGCAGAGGAACAGGGGCTCAAGCATCATGTACTTGACATGTCGCTGCTCGGACAGCTGAGCCCGAACGCTTTGACCGAGCATGGGATGAATATTGTCCAGGCAGAGGACGAGACGGTGCCGAATACATTTGTGCCTGCCAGAAACATGCTCTTCCTGTCATTCGCGACCGCCCTCGGCTACCAGACAGGCGCCGGGACGATCATTACAGGTGTGTGCGAAACGGATTTCAGCGGCTATCCGGACTGTCGTGATATTTTCATCAAATCGATGAATGTCACTGCGAATCTTGCAATGGACCGGAATTTCGTCATCGAAACACCTCTGATGTGGCTGGACAAGAAACAGACATGGGCACTGGCTGATGAATATGGACAGCTCGACTATATAAGGAATAGAACATTGACGTGCTATGAGGGCGTCATTGGGGACGGGTGTGGAGAATGCCCGGCATGCAGGCTGAGAAACGCAGGGCTGCGTGCATATCTGAACGAAAAGGAGTGA
- the queD gene encoding 6-carboxytetrahydropterin synthase QueD yields the protein MTMMSYKTPEHDYKYELNKDLNFSAAHFIPDDRAGKCSNVHGHTYFVNITIAGDRLDDLGFLVNFSSLKSLISDAFDHTLLNEHKRFQERPPTSETLAETIYEMVAEFVGGLDNRPVCLQVYLQETPTSYVIYRPKESRK from the coding sequence GTGACAATGATGAGCTATAAGACACCCGAGCATGATTATAAATATGAACTCAACAAGGACCTGAACTTCTCTGCAGCACACTTTATTCCCGATGACCGTGCAGGCAAATGCAGCAATGTCCACGGCCATACCTACTTCGTCAATATCACGATTGCCGGTGATCGGCTTGATGATCTCGGATTCCTGGTCAACTTTTCATCGCTCAAATCCCTGATCAGCGATGCATTCGACCATACACTGCTCAACGAACACAAACGGTTCCAGGAGCGCCCGCCGACATCCGAGACGCTGGCGGAGACCATATATGAGATGGTGGCGGAATTTGTCGGCGGTCTGGATAACCGGCCGGTATGCCTGCAGGTGTATCTTCAGGAGACACCGACAAGTTACGTCATCTATCGTCCCAAGGAGAGTCGGAAGTAA
- the queE gene encoding 7-carboxy-7-deazaguanine synthase QueE: protein MKVPVLEIFGPTFQGEGAVIGQKTMFVRTAGCDYSCSWCDSAFTWDGSQKDKVRMLTADDILGTLDDLAPGNYNHVTISGGNPALLKNMQEFVEKAKSRGIALAVETQGTVFQEWLAEIDDVTISPKPPSSGMNTDFEKLERVMAGLDEGPAHYNLKVVVFDEKDFEYAADVHQRYPGVDFYLQVGNPYLGDNVDGHTFKLLERYEHLVDMTMADPRMNDAKVLPQLHTLLWSNKQGV from the coding sequence ATGAAAGTACCAGTACTTGAAATTTTCGGTCCCACATTCCAGGGGGAAGGCGCAGTCATCGGCCAGAAGACCATGTTCGTCAGAACGGCCGGATGCGACTACAGCTGCAGCTGGTGTGATTCTGCGTTCACGTGGGATGGCAGCCAGAAGGACAAGGTCCGCATGCTGACCGCCGATGACATATTGGGCACGCTGGATGACCTTGCACCGGGCAACTACAACCATGTAACCATATCCGGAGGAAATCCGGCACTGCTCAAGAACATGCAGGAATTTGTGGAGAAGGCCAAGTCGCGCGGTATCGCACTGGCCGTGGAAACGCAGGGGACGGTATTCCAGGAGTGGCTTGCGGAGATCGATGATGTGACCATCAGCCCGAAACCGCCAAGTTCCGGCATGAATACCGACTTCGAAAAACTCGAACGCGTGATGGCCGGCCTGGACGAAGGACCCGCCCACTATAACCTCAAGGTTGTCGTCTTCGACGAGAAGGATTTTGAATATGCGGCGGATGTACACCAGAGGTATCCGGGTGTGGATTTTTACCTCCAGGTAGGGAATCCATATCTGGGTGACAATGTCGACGGACATACCTTCAAACTGCTTGAACGCTATGAGCATCTGGTCGATATGACCATGGCCGATCCACGCATGAACGATGCGAAAGTGCTGCCACAGCTGCATACGCTGCTGTGGAGCAACAAACAGGGCGTCTAA
- a CDS encoding DsbA family oxidoreductase, producing MEIEIWSDIGCPFCYIGKHNFEAGLDRFESKDKVSVIHKSFRLDPAASTEPDGSMAELLAKKYGKSLEEARQMNRQVSGAAEAAGLEFNLDAVIPSNTMDAHRLVKVAEAEGKDGEALEHLYHAYFTEGRNVARTEVILDIAQAIGMDRIAVEEMLGSNDYKESVISDQNEANRLGAQGVPFFVINRKYGVSGAQPPEAFLEAVEKAYEEEKPLVDLGGDDGASCGRDGCE from the coding sequence ATGGAAATTGAAATCTGGTCGGATATCGGATGTCCATTCTGCTATATAGGCAAGCACAACTTTGAAGCGGGACTTGACCGGTTCGAGTCAAAAGATAAGGTGAGTGTCATCCATAAGAGTTTCCGTCTTGATCCGGCGGCATCCACAGAACCGGATGGAAGCATGGCTGAACTGCTGGCCAAAAAGTACGGGAAGAGCCTGGAAGAAGCAAGGCAGATGAACCGGCAGGTCAGTGGGGCGGCAGAGGCTGCCGGACTCGAATTCAATCTGGATGCGGTCATACCGTCCAACACGATGGATGCCCACCGTTTGGTCAAGGTGGCAGAAGCGGAAGGAAAAGATGGCGAAGCACTGGAGCACCTGTACCATGCATACTTCACAGAGGGCAGGAATGTCGCCAGGACAGAGGTGATTCTGGACATTGCACAGGCCATAGGAATGGACAGGATAGCAGTGGAGGAGATGCTCGGTTCGAATGATTACAAGGAATCGGTCATTTCAGATCAGAATGAAGCCAATCGGCTGGGCGCCCAGGGCGTGCCATTCTTTGTCATCAACCGCAAATATGGTGTATCCGGTGCACAGCCTCCGGAAGCCTTCCTCGAAGCGGTCGAAAAAGCTTACGAGGAGGAAAAGCCGCTCGTCGATCTGGGTGGAGACGACGGTGCCTCCTGTGGCAGGGATGGCTGTGAGTAG
- the queF gene encoding preQ(1) synthase, translated as MSEENTQDLSLLGNQNVKYDFDYNPDVLETFDNKYPGRDYFVKFNCPEFTTLCPITGQPDFATLYISYIPDVKMVESKALKLYLFSYRNHGGFHESSVNMIMDDLVRLMDPKYIEIWGKFTPRGGISIDPYCNYGRPGTKYEEMADYRMMNHDMYPEKVDNR; from the coding sequence ATGAGTGAAGAAAACACACAGGATCTGAGTCTTCTGGGCAACCAGAATGTAAAATATGATTTTGATTACAATCCGGATGTCCTTGAGACATTCGACAACAAATATCCGGGACGGGACTACTTCGTCAAGTTCAACTGTCCGGAGTTCACTACACTATGCCCGATAACAGGGCAGCCCGATTTTGCAACGCTGTATATCAGCTACATCCCGGACGTCAAAATGGTTGAAAGCAAAGCGTTGAAGCTCTATCTTTTCAGCTATAGAAACCACGGTGGATTCCATGAGAGCAGCGTCAATATGATCATGGATGATCTGGTCAGACTGATGGATCCGAAGTATATCGAAATATGGGGCAAGTTTACACCGCGTGGCGGCATATCCATCGACCCTTACTGCAACTATGGCCGCCCGGGGACGAAGTATGAAGAGATGGCGGACTATCGCATGATGAATCATGATATGTATCCCGAAAAAGTGGACAATAGGTAA